ctccttcctcttccccatctctccctcttactACAGCAGTGGCCCTATTGGTTCAAGCAAAAGCCCCAGACAGGTTTTCTGGGTGAgtcttggtcaaggtacatgtaggagtctgtctcattatctcgcATCCTCTCACTCAAAGAAACAAACGTTctgcaaaattatttataaatttaaatcaaccaaaatgaaaattcaatcaaatgccattaaattgtcattttatttataataaattttgtaAATACCTTGTAAATTTAACTTtagcttaaaattttctttagttcttatGCACTAAATAagttttacacttttatttttaatgtagaaagaatagatataaatacagtacaaaaatatatatactgtatatcgATTGGTTTCCTCATGGGGTTCAATCAGAAAACCTTCAAAAGACTCGGTCGACATGGGGCAATAGTGAAAACTATATGGTCTAGACTCAAGGCTCAAAACACAtgtagtaaaaaaacaaacaaaaaaaaaacacatgtagGGAATGCATAAAGGAAATCAAAAGCAGAATTAGAAAGCAAGGGAACCATTCAGAGTTGGAAAACTCCTATGTTCTCTATATAAGACACATGCACAAAGAGAAGGCCTTAGACAGCCTAGAGACCAAGGTTCAGAGAGTCACCCAGCTTAATCAGGCCAGCAGCACCTGCAAAACACCCAATGGCCCTATCCTTGACCTTCCTGGTGGATGGACacatgtagtaaaaaaaaaaaaatgtacatgtaGTAAATGCAGAAAGGGAACCATTCAGAAATGGGAAACTCCTATGTTCTCTATATAAGACACATGCACAAAGGAAGGCACCCAGGTTAACCAGGCCAGCAGCACCTACAAAATCCCCAATGCCCCTATCCTTGTCAAGCACAAGTAATGTTTTACCGGCAGTTCAGACATCAACAATTAGTCATTTTCTGGGGAGAGCTGATACCATACAGCCCTCTATTTATGACTGGGAATGTAGGGCTATTTGTGATACAATGTTGAGCCTGGTGCAAAGATTAGAAGTGAGGACATCTACCTGATGATGTGAAACCTGGAACTCAGAGTTGCTTCGGGTTTGTAAGTCCCCATTTACCCACATATTTCCAACCCTCTACTGCAATTGGTATGACAGAAATAATTGTCCCTCTCTATAGGAAATATTTAAGTCATCATAAGCAATAAAAACTGATGCACAGCTCTCTCTAAAAttgtagaattttattttctagtatcATCTCAAATGCTAGAAAAGAGGTTCCacataaatgaattcatcatcTAGCAGCAGAGCTATTGGTAAATCCCCTCACTGTTCtttatatttccttccttccatcactTACTGCTAATGACAAAGGGTCTCTAAGTGTCTCTCCCCACctccaaaagaaaaatcaagtaatTCAACCTTACCTAAAAATCCTCCAGTGGCTTCTCTTAAAACTTCTTATAACTCTGGTAAGTGTTGTATTGTATATGTCAACTATTTAAACTACTCTTCACAGTAGTGTTGGTATGTCAACTATTAAAGTAtaaaaggttggccctggccctATATGTAAAGCTCACACTCTTGAAAGGAATTGTCACCAAACCCTCCAAGACTGAAGATTTGTGCCTTGTGCCTGGGGGAAGTCGAAATCACTGTGTTATTATAGTCATTATGACCAACGGATGCATCCTCCAGGCCATTCTACTTTTGTGTTTCTTCACCACCACAGCTCTTGCAGTGAACTATGAATTGCTCCGATACCAACAAAGAAGGAGCAATTTAGCCAGTCAGAGGCTCCTATGGATGTTGAATAGAAACCTTCAATATTGCCTCGAGGACAGGATGGACTTTGAGGTCCCTGAGGAGATTAAACAACCACAGCAGTTTCAGAAGGAGGAAACTGTTTGGGTCATGCATGAGATGCTCCAGCAGATCTTTGATATCTTGACAAGAAATTCCTCTAGCACTGGCTGGAATGAGACCATCGCTGAGAATCTCTATATGGAACTCTATCAGCAGATGTGCCATTTGGAGACAGCCCTGAAGAAAATCAAGGGCGAGAAAGACTTCACGTGGGGAAGCATGACTACAGTGCTGAACCTAAAGAAATATTACTTGAGGATTGCACTGTACTTGGAGGACAAATTGTACAGTAAATGTGCCTGGACAGTAGTTCACATGGAAATCCTCAGGAACTTTTCCTTCCTTAACAGACTTACAGGATACCTTCACAACTGAAGCTCTCTCAGCCCGTGCCTGTGGAAACAAACGATGCTGACCATGGCTTCTCTTCAGGCAGTCTTCAACCAGTAGCTCTTGACCTGACAGCACTGCCTTTTAAAGAACAGTTAAAGATTTGTCCATGTGCATGTACACTTCTACAttgcaaaataaaagttttttgaaaCTAAGCCTACGTGGCAAGTTTTGAGCTGTTGTTAGTGGAGTCCCCCCGGGGTCCCTGGGGTCCCATCCTGCCCCatccccccatcccaccccacctcccccctcccccctcctcccttccccccctcccctacTTATCCCTGTCCCCCACTCACCccacttccccctcccttctcctccttcctcttccccatctctcactCTTACTATagcagtggctctattggttcaagcatcagccccagatcgGTTTTCTGGGTGAgtcttggtcaaggtacatgtaggagtctgtctcattatctcgcatcctctcactcaaagaaaaaaacatttttcaccattacttataaatttaaatcaaccaaaattaaaattaaatcaaatgtcaattaaattgtcattttatttatattaaattttgtcaATAGCTTGTAAATTTAACTTtagcttaaaattttctttagttcttaaTCTTTCACTAAATGAGTAAGTTTtacacttttgtttttaatgtagaaagaatagatataaatacagtacaaaaatatatatactgtatatcgATTAGTTTCCTTATGGGGTTCAATTAGAAAAACCTTCAAAAGACTCGGTCGACATGGGGCAATAGTGAAAAATATATGGTCTAAACACAAAGTTCAAAACacatgtagtaaaaaaaaatgcacatgtaGTAAATGCAGAAAGGGAACCATTCAGAAAAGGGAAAACTCTTATGTTCTCTATTTAAGACACATGCAAAAAGGAAGGTCTTAGACAGCCTAGAGACCAAGGTTCAGAGTGTCACCCAGCTTAACCAGTCGAGCAGCACCTGCAAGTTCCCCAATTGCCCTATCCTTGACCTTCCTGGTAGAAGGTCacatgtagtaaaaaaaaaaatgcacatgtaGTAAATGCAGAAAGGGAACCATTCAGAAATGGAAAACTCCTATGTTCTCTATTTAAGACAATTGCAAAAAGGATGGTCTTAGACAGCCTAGAGACCAAGGTACAGAGTGTCACCCAGCTTAAGCAGTCCAGCAGCACCTGCAAGTATCCCCATGGCCCTATCCTTGACCCTCCTGGTGGAAGGacacatgtagaaaaaaaaagaaaatgcacataTAGTAAATGCAGGAAGGGAACCATTCAGAAATGGAAAACTTTGTTCTCTATAtaagacacatgcaaaaaaaaagtcttagccTAGAGACCAAGGTTCAGAGTGTCACCGAGCTTAACTAGGCCAGCAGCACCTGCAAGTTCCCCAATGGCCTTATCCTTGACCTTCCTCATGGAAGGACacatgtagtaaaaaaaaaaaaaaggcacatgtaTCAAATGCAGGAAGGGAGCCATTCAGAAATAGAAAACTCCTATGTTCTCTATATAAGACATATGCAAAAAGGATGGTCTTAGACAGCTTAGAGAACAAGGTTCAGGGTGTTACTCAGCTTAACCAGTCGAGCAGCACCTGCAAGTTCCCCAATGGCCCTATCCTGACCTTCCTGGTGGAAGGAcacatttagtaaaaaaaaaaaatacacatgtagTAAATGCAGAAAGGGAACCATTCAGAAATGGACAACTCCTATGTTCTCTATATAAGACACATGCACAAAGGAAGGCACCCAATTAACCAGGCCAGCAGCACCTGCAAAATCCCCAATGGCGCTATCCTTGACCTTACAGGTGGA
The DNA window shown above is from Saccopteryx bilineata isolate mSacBil1 chromosome 2, mSacBil1_pri_phased_curated, whole genome shotgun sequence and carries:
- the LOC136322877 gene encoding interferon beta-like encodes the protein MTNGCILQAILLLCFFTTTALAVNYELLRYQQRRSNLASQRLLWMLNRNLQYCLEDRMDFEVPEEIKQPQQFQKEETVWVMHEMLQQIFDILTRNSSSTGWNETIAENLYMELYQQMCHLETALKKIKGEKDFTWGSMTTVLNLKKYYLRIALYLEDKLYSKCAWTVVHMEILRNFSFLNRLTGYLHN